The DNA segment GGGCCAAGTTGGCACTGGGAGGAACGGAAGGAAGGACAAACAGAGGCACGGCTCTACATCGGGGAGCCCCGAGGTGGCGACCCGCGCGCCTCTTCGTCTTTGCCAGGAGCACATCAGTTCACGTGCCTCGGTGCTCCACGCCCCattggaggaaagggaggaggacaCAGAAATGGTCATAGAGAGGGGACTCGGGCAGGGGAAATCAAgacagaggaggggctggggtaCTTGCTGGAGAAGGCGGGACCTGAGCCTGAGCTGGCCAGTGTGCTCACAGAGCAGCCACCTTGAcccgggggtgggagtggggtggggagtgggtgggTGGCCTGGAGGAGAAGCGGGGCTGCTAGCTGCGGGTGTAGTAGTCGTAGTCGTCCTCGCATGCGTCAAAGGGGCCTGACGGGCTGCGAGGCGCGCCTTCCCGGTCGGACAGAGGGCGCTCCCGCAGGCGCACAGCATCGTATAGACCCTGCGGTGGCTCATCCAGCAGCACATCGCGCTCGGAGCGGGAGCGCTTCAGGCGGCCCACGTTGCGCAGCAGCAGCAGGACGGGCGCATACAGCAGGTTGGCCAGGCCCATAACAAGGCTAAGCTGCTCAAAGCCAAGCGAGTGCACGATGTGGCCCGCCACTATGGGCCCGAGCGCATAGGCCACGCAATAGGATATATCGGCAATGGCGTAGACGCTGCCATAGACCGAGACGTGGCGCACGTCCACAAGAAAGGCGAGCGTGGGCAGCAGCGCCGTGTCCACCAGCGCAATGCCGAAGCAGAGGCCGCAGAGCGAGAGCACTAGTGGTGCGAAGGAGCGGCAGGCGGGCACCAAGCACGAGCTGGCGCCTATCACTGCCAGCCCGAAGGCGCCGTACAGCCACTGCAGGTGGGGGTAGCGCGCTGCCAGTCGCACTGTGAGGTACACGCCTAGCACGTGCGGCACGAAGGCCGGCAGCCAGGCTATGCCTGCGTCCCACTCGGACGCCGCCATCGTGTGCTCCATCCACGTGGCGATGGTGGGCTCGAGAAAGGCGAGGGGGATGTTGCAGGTGGTGAGCGCGCCTGCCACCACGGCGATGTAGGGGTCCAGCATGAGGCGGTGGATAGGCGTGCCCACTGGCAGGTTGGCCCGCGCCCGCGCCGCGGCGGAGAAGGGCTTGACCACCACCAGCAGCAACAGGGCGTCGAGCAGCGAAACCATGGCGAGCACCAGAAAGGGCGCGGTCTTGCCCACGAACTTGTGGAGGAACCCCCCGAAGGGCGGCGCCACTAGGCTTCCGAAGCTGATGAAAGCCAGCGCCAAGCCCAGGGCACGACTGCGCTCCGGCTCCTCAGGATACTTGTCGGCGATCATGGCAATGCCAGACGTGTCCGCGAAGGCCGAGCCGAGACCCTGCAGGCTGCGCGCGGCGAAGAGCGTCGCGTAGTCCTCCGCGAAGGCAAACATCACTGTAGAGGCGAACAGTACGCCCAGACCCATAAGCAGCGGCAAGTCATAGCTCATGCGGTCGATGAAGGTCCCGCTCAGGGGGTTCACCAGCAGCTGCAGGATGGCCTTGGAGGCAAACAGCACCCCGATCTTCACGTCCTCGTTGTCGGTGGGGTATTGGGGCTGCGCGGTAGACCTGGCCGGCATCGCGGCCGTCGAGGACTCCGAGGTGTTGACCGTGTCGGCACTGGCATTGGCCGGAGTGGGCGGCGGCAGGGTGGTCACACACACTTTGGAAGTCAGGGTGGGCTTCTCGCTGGCCGAGTGCACGTAGTAGGGCACGATGGGCACGATGACCATGTACAGCATGTTGTCCAGGAACAGCGCCACGCACACGATGACCAGCACCAGGCGCCGCTGCCGCCGGGGATCTTGCAGAGCCGCGCCCACCGCCTCCGACAGCTTGCTGGCTGCCGCCGGGGCCTGACCCGCCGGCGCCTCGGGTTCCATCACCCGCACCCCGCCGCTCTTCCGAGGACGCTTCGGCCGGGGCCGGGCGCGCGCGCCCTGCAGTGTAGAGACCAGGGCGCGGAACTTCGGGGGACCCTGCTCGCCGGGAAAGGCAAGGACCCTGTCCGGCGAGGCGCCGCCGCTGTCCGGAACAGAGCTCGGGACCCGCCGCCGCTGGGCTCAGGGGCGGTCAGGAAAGGCGGCCGTGCCAAGGCGCCGGGGCCGGAGACTGAGCGCTCTGAGGCTCGGGCGCGCCGGGAGCCACCCCCGCAGCGCTGAGAGGCCGCCTGAGCAGGCCGAGGGGCATGCTGCTGCCGCCAGCCCGCCGGCTCGCTCGCCCCGccgctctcccctcccctcgcgTCGGCTCTTGCCTCCTCCGCCGCCgcctactctttttttcttttacactcGGGGCTGTGACGCGGCGAGTCTCGGCCCCCGAGTGGTGCCCGGGCCACTTGCGTCGCTCATGCTAATGCGACGTcggcggggcgggggctgggggcggggcgctGCCGGGAGGGGGTCCTCTCCCCAGATGCGCCAAGGCTGGAAGCCCCAGAAAGGGGTCTCGGTGCGAAAGAGTACCGGCCAAGCCCCTGAGGATGGGTGCGCCGCGCGACAAGCGGGTTCTCCGCCCCCGCAGTTCTAGGACTCGTGGGGTCCGCGCCCGCTCTTCTCCCCGCGGAAGGGGGCACACAGCGGCCGCTTTCCCCCGGCCCCGCGGGAGAGAGGGGCGCTAGGGGCTCCAGATCTCCGCCTTAGCCTGGATCTCAGCGCGCAGCGGGTAAGGAGTCCCCGAGGTGAGCCGCGGCTACGTCCATCTGTTCTCGCAGCTGGAATGTGGAGCAGTGACTGGAGGGGCGCCGACGACAGATCCCTCAACCCTTTCTCTGGCCCCGCCCCCTGGCCCCTTCCACGCCGGGGAGGGGAGGCGCAGACTGCTGGACTGGGTTCCGACCGACCGGCCCTTCGGGAGAATGTCACAGCAGAGAACTCCTGACTGTGAGCATCTGGGGATTGAGGGGAGAAGTCGCTTcgtccccacccagggcccccaaTATCAGCTCTGCCCCGGCCACCCTACCGCTTTCCCCACCTCCTTCTCCTAACCAGTGCGCCCCCTTTCCGTTTTAACTGTCCGGGTCCGGCAGCTCCGCCTCTTCTCCCTTCCCgcctcctcactccctccccaTTCTAACTCCTCCCAGGCAGTCTTCGCACTACACCAAGCCCTCCCTCCGCTCCGAGAGGTCCCGCCCccttcccaaccccacccccacctccaatcTCCAGAGCTGCCTCCAAGTCCCGGGTGGGCTCAGGGAGTGATGTGGCAGGGGTCTACGCCTGGATCTGTAAGAGACCCCGCGTGGGTGCCGAAACCATTTTCTGGGCGGGATCCAGCGGCTTTGCTCTCAGCAGAGGCTCAAGGGGGGCTCACCTTAAGAGGGCCACACCCGCTGAGACGCCCCGTTCTCAGAAGACAAGGTGAGCCGCCCTGGCTTTGCGCTGGGCCTAATGTGTCCCCAGCGTTGACCATGGATGGCACATCGAGTCCATGTTGTGGTCTGCGGACTGGCCGGAGAGAGGCTCTGAGGCAGTGGAGGCTGGGAGATTCGTGCTGTTGAGATTACAGTTTGTCTCTTTCTTCCGGAGTCAGAGAGGATTCTTCCCATCCTTCTGGCCTCAAAAGCAAACTACCATTAGATACGGCTTCTTCCCTTACGGTGCTCCCCACCCCGAAGGAGGCATCCTGATACAGTGGAAAGAACTTGGGCTTTAGAGGCAGAGGACTGAGAtggctcctggctctgccacctactagTTAGGGCGCCTGGGAGGAAGGGGGGGAATCACTTCGCCTCTCTatccctcagtttctttatctgtaaaatatataatagtaCCCACTGCTtagggtgcctggcacacagtaagagcAATGTAAGTGGCTGCTGTGGttatttttatcatctgtaaGATGTGttgttttatcttcattttacagttgtGGGTCTTGTAAAGAGCAGATAAAAGTTTCAGGGGTACCCTGGCTTCCTGGCTAGCCCCTCTGGTTAAGCAGGCATTATGATTCCAGGCTCTGTCTTGGCTGGTGAGAGGCCCAGAAGGCATTGGAAAGTTGGCTTCTGTCCCTGAGATAGCTGTCGGATGAGGTGATGGAGACCAGCACGCCAGGGTGAGAGGTAGCAGACTTGCCACCCATTGCCCAGTCTCTCCACCCACCCAGACACCtcagggaaggagaagaaactcTTTCACTTAAGGAGTTGCCAACACCTGCTCTGAAGTGGCCAAACTGTCCTCTGTCTGAGGGAGGGAAGAAGTTCCAGTATGGGGACAGGCCTGGCtctggatgaccttgggcaagtcacagccTCTCTCTGGGCTCCAACCTTGGTCTCTGTTAAGTAAGGGGTTAGGGGACTCCTAACTCGCTGCAGCCCTCAATAGGAAATGGGTGCTGTAGAAGGGCTCTGTTGggtgagaaaattattttaaattttatttgaaggcCGTTAGTCagtacacaccctctccagctcaTTGCAGTCTTTCTCCAGCTGGCTTCGCAAATTTACATCACCTGCCTCGCTCTCTGGTCTTTTGAGTTTGAGACCTCTGGTCCCTTCTGACTCTCCCATTATGAGGCTTTTAAAGGGACAGTCTTCCAACCTACTGAGCAATTATTATTTATGCATATGTTGTTTGCCGTATCTGATTTGAAAAAGGGGGGTTGGAATTTAAGGCAGAAGTTTTCTGTCTCGTGGCTAAAGAACAGTGGAATCTTAGAGAAGAGAAACTTTCCCAGGGCCTTCAAGATGCAGATTCCTTCTTCCAGCTCTCTGGTCCACAGAATTCATGGCTGTTCCTGAGCATGAAGGCAAGTTATCTCTGGGCTCATGCCCAATTCTCCAGTCCTCTGTTCCCCTATGGTAAGAAACAGGTTCATTTATTAAGCACATCTCTGTGCCAGAGGTGTTGTGTGTGCtgctttatttaattctcactcaGTCCTGGTTCAGTGTAGGTGCTACTTCCCCTGTCTTATTGATGAGGAAGTTGGGCATGGAGAAGCTGGGTCACTTGCCTGAGATTTCAGCAGTAGAGCCTAAATTTAAACCCAGGCCATGGGGACCAGTCTTGTCCTCATGCTGCTTCCCTATTCCTTGTGCCTCATCATGCCCCTGCTGCTCTTTGTGCAAGGTGACCACACCCTCCCTGGCAGTGCCAAGGAGAGGGGCAGATGAAGATCCATGGAAGGAAAAGAGACCAGGATGGACTGAT comes from the Balaenoptera ricei isolate mBalRic1 chromosome 16, mBalRic1.hap2, whole genome shotgun sequence genome and includes:
- the SLC18A3 gene encoding vesicular acetylcholine transporter, translated to MEPEAPAGQAPAAASKLSEAVGAALQDPRRQRRLVLVIVCVALFLDNMLYMVIVPIVPYYVHSASEKPTLTSKVCVTTLPPPTPANASADTVNTSESSTAAMPARSTAQPQYPTDNEDVKIGVLFASKAILQLLVNPLSGTFIDRMSYDLPLLMGLGVLFASTVMFAFAEDYATLFAARSLQGLGSAFADTSGIAMIADKYPEEPERSRALGLALAFISFGSLVAPPFGGFLHKFVGKTAPFLVLAMVSLLDALLLLVVVKPFSAAARARANLPVGTPIHRLMLDPYIAVVAGALTTCNIPLAFLEPTIATWMEHTMAASEWDAGIAWLPAFVPHVLGVYLTVRLAARYPHLQWLYGAFGLAVIGASSCLVPACRSFAPLVLSLCGLCFGIALVDTALLPTLAFLVDVRHVSVYGSVYAIADISYCVAYALGPIVAGHIVHSLGFEQLSLVMGLANLLYAPVLLLLRNVGRLKRSRSERDVLLDEPPQGLYDAVRLRERPLSDREGAPRSPSGPFDACEDDYDYYTRS